Proteins from a genomic interval of Crassostrea angulata isolate pt1a10 chromosome 7, ASM2561291v2, whole genome shotgun sequence:
- the LOC128192106 gene encoding A-kinase anchor protein 13-like isoform X1 codes for MVSSQTSQSHLELNSQTMTEVSNTNNDIRDSSRPLGKPPVGKHRPVQENENDPMTTLVKGDLKKVSVSPRVELMLNNELFKKYLNKHGNLLEKIAQRQGRSRGTLKKAFSNLDLSKIDLEEELQSTNNLTSPSKPVKEDNKENEISGNDSECSVSMQSQNPAAIRARRSLSLTGTSDPNFNDIQVALKLNDEKTYGRTKTRRSKFVIPSFEDFKRSRKEKLKKGQEYVKDVLRNKEKIPQSFMKNLDKCASTVTSSRRLPKEPSSCVSPTQKQRVSTNDISNESVEVFTTSSNVENSFESKHEKIVHEAINQGSRSQERVHRKLPSIEKLTLNDDNKSSQQDFHPGGETQKEDNEEVDNTQVSKLVTRKERLKSSESFCTRTPEVSIQSPRRSKSLRTPGRDDKLTPSKSFSEDVDPLELSTDGNTVYATLNIFSTDIELAAHATDTEEEEEQGIRSKSKDKLENHCNCCIQKTSDICDEDPSPKPASAINPQTVSSPKETNPSNKALVLGNKNGSNSRIILRAARKRKLPTKQRKSRSDVMNQGANKGLPTVRSHPKLTSSLSVDTVTHSREQKLDAKKPEPIHLPLNRSHSCEMFNFNNFSPFSPGAFSFPNSPSDLASFSFPSTDSSNHGSEIDICTTEPGCNCESVDMFQSDSKLVVSRSTSDVTTDSQRKRRERKQRPYKSDPFNGSSRRIDNKLHQNLMKNNFLIPKEEDCTNSRSEFCIEDTEERNFFGKDPYRKINHRLSNISDVSTDSGVIGPDSIPDAPPSPSSSIFSQTSLFETSEGQTCTDADEKSFGDPEYNQEKHEKERRETILEIRDTEINYGRDLKILKEEFYKPMKNNGLLTCEQLDVIFQNLEELIEVNKQFTDRLQQTVEAAIVAGDELLSTVVIGDLFLKSTNLIYTFEHYCINQSLAMILLEQLEREKDILRIFLKVCQDEHPILRRMHLKSFLMVPVQRIMKYPLLLERLHRATSPNHHDREAIMNAKTKIEKILEQINSKTRTVSQIRSIKRKSTEKKYTVTEKIEVTRVAMEVLGWHKQDVCDILTSQMQVAPLLSDQNWATKRLRNIKFTSVHAVLLTLGQEIEEDMGELLHAEEECLLFPKRSQVIQAAIVLIKEKNGKFQTFREPFLLNRCIINVDREMDDIFEVMELNKESCLFKSEDSNLFKLWLQNVKQQTLDLGAWRKRRNALPNIMIKHLV; via the exons ATGGTTAGTTCACAAACATCTCAGAGCCATCTTGAGCTTAATTCGCAGACGATGACGGAAGTAAGTAACACAAATAATGATATCCGGGATTCCTCCAGACCTCTTGGCAAGCCGCCAGTTGGAAAGCATCGTCCTGTTCAAGAAAACGAAAATGATCCGATGACCACCCTTGTTAAGGGCGACTTAAAGAAAGTGTCTGTTTCCCCCCGTGTTGAGTTGATGTTAAACAATGAGCTCTTCAAGAAGTATCTCAATAAGCACGGTAATTTACTGGAGAAAATTGCTCAAAGGCAAGGGCGAAGCAGGGGAACATTGAAAAAGGCTTTCTCCAACCTTGACCTTTCCAAAATTGATCTCGAGGAAGAACTCCAGTCAACAAATAACTTGACTAGTCCTTCTAAACCAGTGAAGGAGGATAATAAAGAAAACGAGATTAGCGGAAATGACTCTGAATGTTCAGTATCTATGCAGTCTCAAAACCCAGCAGCAATAAGGGCAAGAAGGTCATTGTCTCTGACGGGTACCAGTGATCccaatttcaatgatatacaaGTAGCTTTGAAATTAAATGACGAAAAGACATATGGTCGGACAAAAACTAGGCGTTCAAAGTTTGTTATTCCAAGTTTTGAAGACTTTAAACGATCTCgtaaagaaaaattgaaaaaaggacAAGAATATGTAAAAGATGTGCTccgaaacaaagaaaaaataccaCAGTCTTTCATGAAGAATTTGGACAAGTGTGCATCGACGGTGACGTCATCTAGACGATTACCCAAGGAACCTAGCTCCTGTGTAAGCCCTACGCAAAAACAAAGGGTCTCAACTAATGACATCTCGAATGAAAGTGTTGAAGTTTTTACAACAAGCAGTAATgttgaaaattcatttgaatcAAAACACGAGAAAATAGTACATGAAGCTATAAACCAGGGGTCAAGATCGCAAGAAAGAGTTCACAGAAAATTACCAAGTATagaaaaattgacattaaatgaTGATAACAAATCTAGTCAGCAGGACTTTCATCCTGGCGGAGAAACTCAGAAAGAAGATAACGAAGAAGTTGATAATACTCAAGTATCAAAGCTTGTGACAAGGAAAGAAAGGTTAAAGTCGAGTGAATCATTTTGCACAAGAACACCAGAAGTTTCCATCCAATCACCAAGGCGTTCTAAAAGTTTACGAACACCGGGAAGAGATGATAAATTAACACCATCCAAGTCATTCTCGGAGGATGTTGATCCACTGGAACTTTCCACGGATGGAAATACTGTGTATGCTACACTAAACATATTTTCCACAGACATCGAATTGGCAGCTCATGCTACAGATACAGAGGAGGAGGAAGAACAAGGGATCCGCTCAAAAAGTAAAGATAAACTCGAAAATCATTGTAATTGTTGCATCCAGAAAACAAGTGATATTTGTGATGAGGATCCATCTCCGAAACCTGCTAGTGCAATAAACCCCCAAACAGTTTCTAGTCCAAAAGAAACCAATCCTTCTAACAAAGCACTTGTCCTTGGCAACAAGAACGGCTCCAATAGTCGAATCATTCTTCGAGCGGCACGTAAACGTAAACTGCCAACCAAACAAAGAAAGTCCAGATCAGATGTAATGAACCAAGGAGCAAACAAAGGGCTTCCGACTGTGAGGTCACATCCAAAACTCACGTCTTCACTGTCCGTTGACACAGTGACCCACTCTCGTGAACAGAAACTTGATGCAAAGAAACCGGAACCAATCCATCTCCCATTAAACAGGTCTCACAGCTGTGAAATGTTTAACTTTAACAACTTTAGTCCATTCTCTCCAGGAGCGTTTTCTTTTCCTAACAGTCCTAGCGATCTTGCTTCTTTCAGCTTTCCCTCGACGGATAGCTCGAACCATGGGTCGGAGATTGATATATGTACCACTGAGCCAGGGTGTAACTGTGAATCTGTCGACATGTTCCAATCGGACTCCAAG CTGGTCGTGTCCCGCTCTACTTCTGACGTCACGACAGATTCTCAGAGAAAACGGCGGGAAAGGAAACAGCGACCTTACAAAAGTGATCCCTTCAATGGCTCATCGAGACGAATTGACAATAAGCTTCACCAAAACTTAA tgaAGAATAATTTTCTAATTCCTAAAGAAGAAGACTGTACGAACAGTAGGAGTGAGTTTTGCATAGAAGATACAGAAGAACGG aacttttttGGAAAGGACCCTTACCGAAAGATAAACCATCGTCTGAGTAACATCAGTGACGTCAGCACAGATAGTGGCGTCATTGGTCCGGATAGTATCCCGGATGCTCCACCCAGTCCTTCTAGTAGTATCTTCAGTCAAACTAGTCTGTTTGAAACATCAGAG GGTCAGACATGTACTGATGCAGACGAGAAGAGCTTTGGAGACCCCGAATACAATCAAGAGAAACATGAAAAAGAGCGCAGAGAAACCATACTGGAAATCAGGGACACAGAAATCAATTACGGAAGGGATCTTAAAATCTTAAAAGAG GAATTTTACAAACCCATGAAAAATAATGGTCTATTGACGTGTGAACAGCTTGATGTTATATTTCAAAACCTGGAGGAGCTAATTGAGGTCAACAAGCAATTCACAGATCGTCTTCAGCAGACTGTAGAAGCCGCCATTGTTGCAGGGGATGAG CTTCTTTCAACGGTTGTCATTGGCGACTTGTTCTTGAAGTCAACCAACTTGATCTACACATTCGAACACTACTGCATAAATCAG AGCCTGGCGATGATCTTACTTGAGCAACTTGAGAGAGAAAAGGACATTTTGCGAATCTTTTTAAAAGTGTGCCAAGACGAACATCCCATTTTGAGGAGAATGCATCTGAAGTCATTTTTGATGGTTCCCGTACAAAGAATTATGAA GTATCCTTTGTTGCTTGAACGCTTGCACCGAGCGACCTCCCCCAACCACCACGACAGAGAGGCCATAATGAACGCAAAAACGAAAATTGAGAAAATTCTGGAACAGATTAACTCG aaaaCACGAACAGTTAGCCAGATTCGATCAATAAAAAGAAAGTCAACCGAAAAGAAATACACAGTGACTGAGAAAATCGAAGTAACAAGG gtCGCTATGGAAGTTTTGGGGTGGCATAAACAAGATGTCTGTGACATTCTTACGAGCCAGATGCAGGTAGCTCCATTGCTCAGCGATCAGAACTGGGCAACAAAGCGTCTACGCAACATCAAGTTCACTTCCGTTCATGCAGTCCTCTTGACGCTTGGACAG GAAATTGAAGAAGATATG GGAGAACTTCTTCATGCCGAAGAAGAATGTTTGCTGTTTCCAAAAAGAAGTCAAGTTATACAGGCTGCTATAGTATTAATTAAAGAGAAAAACggaaaatttcaaacttttcgA GAACCTTTTCTGCTTAACCGTTGCATTATCAACGTTGACAGAGAGATGGACGACATTTTTGAGGTCATGGAACTGAATAAAGAATCTTGCTTATTCAAG AGCGAGGACTCCAATCTTTTCAAACTTTGGCTTCAAAACGTGAAGCAACAGACTTTGGATTTGGGGGCGTGGAGAAAACGCCGAAATGCATTGCCCAATATTATGATCAAGCATTTGGTGTGA
- the LOC128192106 gene encoding A-kinase anchor protein 13-like isoform X2 — protein MVSSQTSQSHLELNSQTMTEVSNTNNDIRDSSRPLGKPPVGKHRPVQENENDPMTTLVKGDLKKVSVSPRVELMLNNELFKKYLNKHGNLLEKIAQRQGRSRGTLKKAFSNLDLSKIDLEEELQSTNNLTSPSKPVKEDNKENEISGNDSECSVSMQSQNPAAIRARRSLSLTGTSDPNFNDIQVALKLNDEKTYGRTKTRRSKFVIPSFEDFKRSRKEKLKKGQEYVKDVLRNKEKIPQSFMKNLDKCASTVTSSRRLPKEPSSCVSPTQKQRVSTNDISNESVEVFTTSSNVENSFESKHEKIVHEAINQGSRSQERVHRKLPSIEKLTLNDDNKSSQQDFHPGGETQKEDNEEVDNTQVSKLVTRKERLKSSESFCTRTPEVSIQSPRRSKSLRTPGRDDKLTPSKSFSEDVDPLELSTDGNTVYATLNIFSTDIELAAHATDTEEEEEQGIRSKSKDKLENHCNCCIQKTSDICDEDPSPKPASAINPQTVSSPKETNPSNKALVLGNKNGSNSRIILRAARKRKLPTKQRKSRSDVMNQGANKGLPTVRSHPKLTSSLSVDTVTHSREQKLDAKKPEPIHLPLNRSHSCEMFNFNNFSPFSPGAFSFPNSPSDLASFSFPSTDSSNHGSEIDICTTEPGCNCESVDMFQSDSKLVVSRSTSDVTTDSQRKRRERKQRPYKSDPFNGSSRRIDNKLHQNLMKNNFLIPKEEDCTNSRSEFCIEDTEERNFFGKDPYRKINHRLSNISDVSTDSGVIGPDSIPDAPPSPSSSIFSQTSLFETSEGQTCTDADEKSFGDPEYNQEKHEKERRETILEIRDTEINYGRDLKILKEEFYKPMKNNGLLTCEQLDVIFQNLEELIEVNKQFTDRLQQTVEAAIVAGDELLSTVVIGDLFLKSTNLIYTFEHYCINQSLAMILLEQLEREKDILRIFLKVCQDEHPILRRMHLKSFLMVPVQRIMKYPLLLERLHRATSPNHHDREAIMNAKTKIEKILEQINSKTRTVSQIRSIKRKSTEKKYTVTEKIEVTRVAMEVLGWHKQDVCDILTSQMQVAPLLSDQNWATKRLRNIKFTSVHAVLLTLGQGELLHAEEECLLFPKRSQVIQAAIVLIKEKNGKFQTFREPFLLNRCIINVDREMDDIFEVMELNKESCLFKSEDSNLFKLWLQNVKQQTLDLGAWRKRRNALPNIMIKHLV, from the exons ATGGTTAGTTCACAAACATCTCAGAGCCATCTTGAGCTTAATTCGCAGACGATGACGGAAGTAAGTAACACAAATAATGATATCCGGGATTCCTCCAGACCTCTTGGCAAGCCGCCAGTTGGAAAGCATCGTCCTGTTCAAGAAAACGAAAATGATCCGATGACCACCCTTGTTAAGGGCGACTTAAAGAAAGTGTCTGTTTCCCCCCGTGTTGAGTTGATGTTAAACAATGAGCTCTTCAAGAAGTATCTCAATAAGCACGGTAATTTACTGGAGAAAATTGCTCAAAGGCAAGGGCGAAGCAGGGGAACATTGAAAAAGGCTTTCTCCAACCTTGACCTTTCCAAAATTGATCTCGAGGAAGAACTCCAGTCAACAAATAACTTGACTAGTCCTTCTAAACCAGTGAAGGAGGATAATAAAGAAAACGAGATTAGCGGAAATGACTCTGAATGTTCAGTATCTATGCAGTCTCAAAACCCAGCAGCAATAAGGGCAAGAAGGTCATTGTCTCTGACGGGTACCAGTGATCccaatttcaatgatatacaaGTAGCTTTGAAATTAAATGACGAAAAGACATATGGTCGGACAAAAACTAGGCGTTCAAAGTTTGTTATTCCAAGTTTTGAAGACTTTAAACGATCTCgtaaagaaaaattgaaaaaaggacAAGAATATGTAAAAGATGTGCTccgaaacaaagaaaaaataccaCAGTCTTTCATGAAGAATTTGGACAAGTGTGCATCGACGGTGACGTCATCTAGACGATTACCCAAGGAACCTAGCTCCTGTGTAAGCCCTACGCAAAAACAAAGGGTCTCAACTAATGACATCTCGAATGAAAGTGTTGAAGTTTTTACAACAAGCAGTAATgttgaaaattcatttgaatcAAAACACGAGAAAATAGTACATGAAGCTATAAACCAGGGGTCAAGATCGCAAGAAAGAGTTCACAGAAAATTACCAAGTATagaaaaattgacattaaatgaTGATAACAAATCTAGTCAGCAGGACTTTCATCCTGGCGGAGAAACTCAGAAAGAAGATAACGAAGAAGTTGATAATACTCAAGTATCAAAGCTTGTGACAAGGAAAGAAAGGTTAAAGTCGAGTGAATCATTTTGCACAAGAACACCAGAAGTTTCCATCCAATCACCAAGGCGTTCTAAAAGTTTACGAACACCGGGAAGAGATGATAAATTAACACCATCCAAGTCATTCTCGGAGGATGTTGATCCACTGGAACTTTCCACGGATGGAAATACTGTGTATGCTACACTAAACATATTTTCCACAGACATCGAATTGGCAGCTCATGCTACAGATACAGAGGAGGAGGAAGAACAAGGGATCCGCTCAAAAAGTAAAGATAAACTCGAAAATCATTGTAATTGTTGCATCCAGAAAACAAGTGATATTTGTGATGAGGATCCATCTCCGAAACCTGCTAGTGCAATAAACCCCCAAACAGTTTCTAGTCCAAAAGAAACCAATCCTTCTAACAAAGCACTTGTCCTTGGCAACAAGAACGGCTCCAATAGTCGAATCATTCTTCGAGCGGCACGTAAACGTAAACTGCCAACCAAACAAAGAAAGTCCAGATCAGATGTAATGAACCAAGGAGCAAACAAAGGGCTTCCGACTGTGAGGTCACATCCAAAACTCACGTCTTCACTGTCCGTTGACACAGTGACCCACTCTCGTGAACAGAAACTTGATGCAAAGAAACCGGAACCAATCCATCTCCCATTAAACAGGTCTCACAGCTGTGAAATGTTTAACTTTAACAACTTTAGTCCATTCTCTCCAGGAGCGTTTTCTTTTCCTAACAGTCCTAGCGATCTTGCTTCTTTCAGCTTTCCCTCGACGGATAGCTCGAACCATGGGTCGGAGATTGATATATGTACCACTGAGCCAGGGTGTAACTGTGAATCTGTCGACATGTTCCAATCGGACTCCAAG CTGGTCGTGTCCCGCTCTACTTCTGACGTCACGACAGATTCTCAGAGAAAACGGCGGGAAAGGAAACAGCGACCTTACAAAAGTGATCCCTTCAATGGCTCATCGAGACGAATTGACAATAAGCTTCACCAAAACTTAA tgaAGAATAATTTTCTAATTCCTAAAGAAGAAGACTGTACGAACAGTAGGAGTGAGTTTTGCATAGAAGATACAGAAGAACGG aacttttttGGAAAGGACCCTTACCGAAAGATAAACCATCGTCTGAGTAACATCAGTGACGTCAGCACAGATAGTGGCGTCATTGGTCCGGATAGTATCCCGGATGCTCCACCCAGTCCTTCTAGTAGTATCTTCAGTCAAACTAGTCTGTTTGAAACATCAGAG GGTCAGACATGTACTGATGCAGACGAGAAGAGCTTTGGAGACCCCGAATACAATCAAGAGAAACATGAAAAAGAGCGCAGAGAAACCATACTGGAAATCAGGGACACAGAAATCAATTACGGAAGGGATCTTAAAATCTTAAAAGAG GAATTTTACAAACCCATGAAAAATAATGGTCTATTGACGTGTGAACAGCTTGATGTTATATTTCAAAACCTGGAGGAGCTAATTGAGGTCAACAAGCAATTCACAGATCGTCTTCAGCAGACTGTAGAAGCCGCCATTGTTGCAGGGGATGAG CTTCTTTCAACGGTTGTCATTGGCGACTTGTTCTTGAAGTCAACCAACTTGATCTACACATTCGAACACTACTGCATAAATCAG AGCCTGGCGATGATCTTACTTGAGCAACTTGAGAGAGAAAAGGACATTTTGCGAATCTTTTTAAAAGTGTGCCAAGACGAACATCCCATTTTGAGGAGAATGCATCTGAAGTCATTTTTGATGGTTCCCGTACAAAGAATTATGAA GTATCCTTTGTTGCTTGAACGCTTGCACCGAGCGACCTCCCCCAACCACCACGACAGAGAGGCCATAATGAACGCAAAAACGAAAATTGAGAAAATTCTGGAACAGATTAACTCG aaaaCACGAACAGTTAGCCAGATTCGATCAATAAAAAGAAAGTCAACCGAAAAGAAATACACAGTGACTGAGAAAATCGAAGTAACAAGG gtCGCTATGGAAGTTTTGGGGTGGCATAAACAAGATGTCTGTGACATTCTTACGAGCCAGATGCAGGTAGCTCCATTGCTCAGCGATCAGAACTGGGCAACAAAGCGTCTACGCAACATCAAGTTCACTTCCGTTCATGCAGTCCTCTTGACGCTTGGACAG GGAGAACTTCTTCATGCCGAAGAAGAATGTTTGCTGTTTCCAAAAAGAAGTCAAGTTATACAGGCTGCTATAGTATTAATTAAAGAGAAAAACggaaaatttcaaacttttcgA GAACCTTTTCTGCTTAACCGTTGCATTATCAACGTTGACAGAGAGATGGACGACATTTTTGAGGTCATGGAACTGAATAAAGAATCTTGCTTATTCAAG AGCGAGGACTCCAATCTTTTCAAACTTTGGCTTCAAAACGTGAAGCAACAGACTTTGGATTTGGGGGCGTGGAGAAAACGCCGAAATGCATTGCCCAATATTATGATCAAGCATTTGGTGTGA